In one window of Kosmotoga pacifica DNA:
- a CDS encoding YggT family protein, whose product MFVLSNFIYSLAVIARIVVELEMFSVILSTVFSWIAPGVYSSVRIFFQVLSDFIMKPIKRILPGLVVGGVDLSPVIAILLLVFIDQFLIATLFDLAHRLR is encoded by the coding sequence ATGTTTGTGCTTTCGAATTTCATATATTCTTTGGCTGTTATTGCAAGAATCGTAGTGGAACTGGAGATGTTTTCCGTGATCCTTTCAACGGTATTCAGCTGGATCGCTCCGGGAGTTTACTCATCTGTGAGAATATTTTTTCAGGTTTTAAGTGATTTTATCATGAAGCCGATCAAACGAATACTTCCAGGATTGGTCGTCGGAGGCGTTGATTTAAGCCCCGTTATAGCAATTTTGCTTCTCGTATTCATCGACCAATTTTTAATTGCAACTCTCTTCGATCTGGCACACAGACTGAGGTGA
- a CDS encoding NAD(+)/NADH kinase yields the protein MKAVVFFNSNRLTSLDMESIERTLRDYDIELIICSDRRSCSSETFDVVMTFGGDGTVLKAVPYALESSVPILSFKVGSVGFLSAFELHQINEALTAFRNSGLTADKRRLLQINTGFGIEYALNDFVLERSRPSRTISLGVEIEGFSPYNIAGDGIIISTPTGSTAYNLAAGGAIIDPISEVYQVTPLSPHNPYVGSVVVSATRSTTVRILDDRGYSIDCYIDGSLCREFRKGARINVSLSKKTITLLRPREFDFVGVMKKKLAFGGRLKDDIQKR from the coding sequence TTGAAGGCTGTTGTATTCTTCAACAGCAACAGGTTAACGTCGCTGGATATGGAAAGTATCGAACGCACCCTGAGAGATTATGATATTGAGTTGATAATCTGTTCTGATCGACGAAGCTGTTCATCGGAAACATTTGACGTCGTCATGACCTTTGGGGGCGATGGTACAGTACTCAAAGCCGTGCCCTACGCTCTTGAGAGCTCTGTTCCGATATTGAGTTTCAAAGTGGGGAGCGTGGGATTTCTATCTGCGTTCGAGCTTCACCAGATAAACGAGGCTCTCACTGCGTTCAGAAACTCCGGGCTTACTGCAGATAAGAGAAGACTGCTTCAGATTAACACCGGATTTGGTATTGAATACGCCCTGAATGACTTTGTGCTGGAACGTTCAAGGCCAAGCAGGACGATATCTCTGGGAGTAGAAATAGAAGGATTTTCTCCGTACAATATTGCGGGTGATGGTATCATCATATCCACTCCAACAGGTTCCACCGCTTATAACCTCGCAGCTGGAGGAGCTATTATAGATCCGATTTCAGAGGTCTATCAGGTGACTCCTTTGAGCCCCCACAATCCTTACGTAGGGAGTGTTGTGGTCAGCGCTACAAGAAGCACAACCGTCAGAATCCTTGATGACAGAGGTTATAGTATAGATTGTTATATCGATGGTTCGCTTTGTCGTGAGTTCAGAAAAGGTGCCAGGATTAATGTATCGCTTTCCAAAAAAACTATCACTCTGCTAAGGCCAAGAGAATTTGATTTCGTCGGAGTAATGAAGAAGAAGCTTGCCTTTGGCGGGAGGCTAAAAGATGATATCCAGAAAAGGTGA
- the ruvB gene encoding Holliday junction branch migration DNA helicase RuvB, translated as MDRERFLSPGELKEDYIIRSLRPGRLEEYIGQKNVKERLQIAIEAAKVRREPLDHVLLAGPPGLGKTTLSHIIANEMGTNIYITSGPVIEKQGDLAAILTGLERGDVLFIDEIHRLGRAIEEILYSAMEDFQLDIMIGKGPSARSIRLDLNPFTLVGATTRSGLIGAPLRNRFGMVLEMEFYRTEELEEIINRSARLLEVEIEAEAARLLAMRSRGTPRIANRLLRRVRDFATVDGSNKITAGMVSRAMKVMGIDNEGLDDMDRKILRVLIENYEGGPAGLKAIAASVGVEPETISEVYEPYLLQAGFLVRTHRGRAITEKAYRHLGLKPNRPGTLFDEM; from the coding sequence GCTTTCTTTCACCGGGAGAGCTAAAAGAGGACTACATAATCAGAAGCCTCAGGCCCGGTCGCCTTGAGGAATACATTGGCCAGAAAAATGTCAAGGAAAGGCTCCAGATCGCGATCGAAGCGGCGAAAGTAAGGCGAGAGCCTTTAGATCATGTATTACTCGCAGGTCCGCCGGGGCTGGGAAAGACGACCTTGTCCCACATAATTGCCAATGAGATGGGAACAAATATCTACATCACCAGTGGCCCCGTTATCGAGAAACAGGGTGATCTTGCGGCCATATTGACGGGTCTTGAGCGTGGCGATGTCCTCTTCATTGACGAAATTCACAGGCTTGGCCGCGCGATAGAAGAAATACTCTATTCGGCCATGGAAGATTTTCAACTGGATATTATGATAGGCAAAGGGCCCAGTGCTCGCTCGATACGGCTCGATCTGAATCCCTTCACCCTTGTGGGCGCCACAACGAGGTCAGGTTTGATAGGTGCACCTTTGCGAAACAGGTTTGGCATGGTTCTTGAGATGGAGTTCTACAGGACAGAAGAACTCGAGGAAATAATAAATAGATCCGCGAGACTCCTTGAAGTTGAGATCGAAGCAGAAGCTGCAAGACTTCTTGCAATGAGGTCAAGGGGCACCCCGAGAATTGCAAATCGTTTGCTCAGGCGTGTAAGGGACTTCGCCACAGTAGACGGTTCGAACAAAATCACCGCAGGAATGGTATCCAGGGCTATGAAAGTCATGGGGATTGACAATGAAGGCCTTGATGATATGGACAGGAAGATACTGAGAGTGCTTATCGAGAACTATGAGGGTGGACCAGCCGGTCTTAAAGCTATTGCCGCATCTGTTGGTGTAGAACCTGAGACAATAAGCGAAGTGTATGAGCCTTATCTGCTTCAAGCAGGTTTTCTTGTTCGAACCCATAGAGGAAGAGCTATCACTGAAAAGGCATACAGACACCTCGGACTTAAACCCAACCGTCCGGGCACTCTTTTTGATGAGATGTAG